A single window of Malus sylvestris chromosome 5, drMalSylv7.2, whole genome shotgun sequence DNA harbors:
- the LOC126622692 gene encoding uncharacterized protein LOC126622692, with protein sequence MKGSSNTSELKAPVFDGENYDFWRIRMTTIFKSYDIWDMVQHEYELPEIEVNALEEDLIKAQLKTLKQNWMEVARALGIIQGVISDTIFPRIANEETAEGAREVLQQEYRGDNIFRKMKTHGEELPNERVVQKLLISLTKPYDSIISVIEETKDIETFSVQDVMASLRAFDQRLERHADSATEKAFQSLSVGSSSQANASKQKPQWKGKNKK encoded by the exons ATGAAGGGATCAAGCAATACCAGTGAGCTAAAAGCTCCAGTCTTTGATGGGGAGAACTATGATTTTTGGAGAATAAGAATGACAACCATTTTCAAGTCCTATGATATATGGGATATGGTTCAACACGAGTATGAACTACCTGAGATAGAGGTCAATGCTCTAGAGGAGGACCTCATAAAAGCACAACTTAAAACATTAAAGCAGAATTGGATGGAGGTTGCTAGAGCACTTGGAATCATCCAAGGTGTTATCTCAGACACCATTTTCCCGAGGATAGCAAATGAAGAGACTGCAGAGGGAGCTCGGGAAGTTTTACAGCAAGAGTACAGAGGAGACAATATATTCAGAAAG ATGAAAACACATGGTGAGGAACTGCCTAATGAAAGAGTTGTCCAGAAACTGTTGATCAGTTTGACTAAGCCCTATGATTCAATAATAAGTGTCATTGAAGAAACCAAAGACATTGAAACTTTTAGTGTGCAAGATGTGATGGCATCCTTAAGAGCTTTTGACCAAAGGCTCGAGAGGCATGCAGATTCTGCCACTGAGAAAGCATTTCAATCACTCTCTGTTGGATCTAGTAGTCAAGCTAATGCAAGCAAACAAAAACCACAGTGGAAgggcaagaacaagaaatag